The following proteins are co-located in the Ursus arctos isolate Adak ecotype North America unplaced genomic scaffold, UrsArc2.0 scaffold_13, whole genome shotgun sequence genome:
- the SMIM8 gene encoding small integral membrane protein 8 has translation MSSAPESPGFKKEPSKEKDFRNPGLRGARTTTLFRAVNPELFIKPNKPVMAFGLITLSLCVAYIGYLHATQENTKDLYEAIDSEGHSYMRRRTSKWD, from the exons ATGTCTTCAGCACCTGAGTCTCCTGGCTTTAAAAAGGAACCATCCAAAGAGAAAGACTTCCGAAACCCAGGACTCAGAGGGGCCCGCACAACAACCTTATTTCGAGCTGTGAATCCAGAGCTCTTCATAAAACCT AACAAACCTGTAATGGCTTTTGGATTGATAACCCTTTCGCTTTGCGTGGCTTATATTGGTTATCTACATGCGACACAAGAGAACACAAAAGACCTATACGAAGCTATTGACAGTGAGGGACACAGTTACATGAGGAGGAGGACATCTAAATGGGATTAA